Proteins from one Embleya scabrispora genomic window:
- a CDS encoding TIGR04222 domain-containing membrane protein produces the protein MNGTAWGLTGPEFLRLYGGIALGLVVLAIVLRIVLAWAIRGQARGGPLGAYDAAYLAGGPMRVADTALASLITEGYVHVQRVGRVTAATGSRPPEAVAAAMLDIVRTTRGTRIALLRGWSRSPMRAEIERSLVDRGLLHSPLARRIAKTPSRLLFVLGLVGIARFVNGLAHSRPIGFLVPMIVFTFVFAGLTAAGFRTTAAGRRELRGLTAQVRADRRSGALVGAGALSGLFVVACLGLAAHPDPDARLALVAYGGTGSSGGGGGGDGGGSGCGGGSSCGGGGGCGGGGGCGG, from the coding sequence ATGAACGGCACGGCGTGGGGTCTGACGGGTCCCGAATTCCTCCGCCTCTACGGCGGGATCGCCCTCGGGCTCGTGGTTCTGGCGATCGTGTTGCGGATCGTGCTCGCCTGGGCGATCCGCGGCCAGGCGCGCGGCGGGCCGCTGGGCGCGTATGACGCGGCCTACCTGGCGGGCGGCCCGATGCGGGTCGCCGACACCGCGTTGGCGTCCCTGATCACCGAGGGCTACGTACACGTCCAGCGGGTCGGTCGGGTCACCGCGGCGACCGGATCGCGGCCACCGGAGGCGGTGGCCGCGGCGATGCTGGACATCGTCCGCACCACGCGCGGCACCCGCATCGCCCTGCTGCGGGGCTGGTCGCGCAGTCCCATGCGTGCGGAGATCGAACGCAGCCTGGTCGACCGCGGACTGCTGCACTCGCCGCTCGCGCGTCGGATCGCCAAGACGCCGTCCCGGCTGCTGTTCGTGCTCGGGCTGGTGGGCATCGCCCGCTTCGTCAACGGCCTGGCGCACAGCCGGCCGATCGGCTTCCTGGTCCCGATGATCGTGTTCACCTTCGTCTTCGCGGGGCTGACCGCGGCGGGCTTTCGGACCACCGCGGCGGGCCGCCGGGAGCTGCGCGGTCTGACCGCACAGGTGCGGGCCGACCGCCGCTCCGGCGCCCTGGTCGGCGCGGGCGCGCTGTCCGGCCTGTTCGTGGTGGCCTGCCTGGGGTTGGCGGCACACCCCGACCCGGATGCCCGGCTCGCGCTGGTGGCGTACGGCGGCACCGGCAGCAGCGGTGGTGGCGGCGGTGGCGACGGCGGCGGAAGCGGCTGCGGTGGCGGGAGCAGTTGCGGCGGAGGCGGCGGCTGTGGCGGTGGCGGCGGCTGCGGGGGCTGA
- a CDS encoding SAM-dependent methyltransferase has translation MSVIEVAPTRVDPVRWPDVAEVPRRPMRAAAARVLFERAVARLPLRVWIDGAMHGDGDAKAPVMRIVRPDAFFRRVGTGGLIGFGEAYQAGDWEADDLTAVLTVFASRVSTLIPPALQRLRRLAIPRLPRAQRNTVAGAKRNIHRHYDLSNELFATFLDETMAYSSAVFEQGPDGGPRADEDALPEAQRRKIDRLLDLADVGPGTRLLEIGTGWGELALRAAERGADVHTITISAEQRDLAVARIANAGLADRVRVELRDYRHVSGSYDAIVSVEMIEAVGEEYWPTYFGMLDRLLAPGGRVALQSITMPHDRMLASRDTYTWIHKYIFPGGLIPSDDAVRKATAATRLRVADSRSYGLHYAETLRLWRERFDRRADEVEALGFDHVFRRMWDLYLSWSEAGFRSGYLDVRQYLLMEA, from the coding sequence TTGAGTGTGATCGAGGTTGCCCCGACCCGGGTCGATCCGGTGCGCTGGCCCGATGTGGCGGAGGTGCCACGTCGACCGATGCGCGCCGCCGCGGCCCGCGTCCTGTTCGAACGAGCGGTGGCCCGGCTGCCGTTGCGGGTGTGGATCGACGGCGCGATGCACGGCGACGGGGACGCGAAGGCGCCGGTGATGCGGATCGTGCGGCCGGACGCGTTCTTCCGTCGGGTGGGCACGGGTGGGCTGATCGGCTTCGGCGAGGCGTATCAGGCGGGCGACTGGGAGGCGGACGACCTGACCGCGGTGCTCACCGTCTTCGCCTCACGGGTGAGTACGCTGATTCCCCCGGCGCTTCAGCGACTTCGCCGCCTGGCGATACCGCGCCTACCGCGTGCGCAGCGCAATACCGTGGCCGGCGCCAAGCGCAACATCCACCGGCACTACGACCTGTCGAACGAGTTGTTCGCCACCTTCCTGGACGAGACGATGGCGTACTCGTCGGCGGTGTTCGAGCAGGGCCCGGACGGCGGCCCGCGGGCCGACGAGGACGCGTTGCCCGAAGCCCAGCGGCGCAAGATCGACCGGCTGCTCGACCTGGCGGATGTCGGCCCCGGTACCCGGCTGCTGGAAATCGGGACCGGATGGGGCGAGTTGGCACTACGCGCGGCCGAGCGCGGGGCCGACGTACACACCATCACCATCTCGGCCGAACAGCGCGACCTGGCGGTGGCGCGGATCGCGAACGCGGGCCTGGCCGATCGGGTCCGGGTCGAGTTGCGCGACTACCGCCACGTGAGCGGCAGTTACGACGCGATCGTCAGCGTGGAGATGATCGAGGCGGTGGGGGAGGAGTACTGGCCCACCTACTTCGGAATGCTCGACCGACTGCTCGCACCCGGCGGCCGGGTCGCGTTGCAGTCGATCACGATGCCGCACGACCGGATGTTGGCCAGCCGGGACACCTACACCTGGATCCACAAGTACATCTTCCCGGGCGGTCTGATCCCCTCCGACGACGCGGTGCGCAAGGCCACCGCCGCGACCCGGCTGCGGGTCGCGGACAGCAGGTCGTACGGCCTGCACTATGCCGAGACGTTGCGGCTGTGGCGGGAGCGGTTCGACCGGCGGGCCGACGAGGTCGAGGCGTTGGGCTTCGACCACGTGTTCCGGCGCATGTGGGACCTGTACCTGTCCTGGTCCGAGGCGGGCTTTCGGTCCGGCTACCTGGACGTGCGGCAGTACCTGCTGATGGAGG